In Pygocentrus nattereri isolate fPygNat1 chromosome 26, fPygNat1.pri, whole genome shotgun sequence, one genomic interval encodes:
- the LOC119262494 gene encoding circumsporozoite protein-like: MLSNLTLKVPFYISDSSACKIHKAKAKAKAKAKAKSKEDANAQAKEDAKEDANAQPKEDANAQAKEDAKEDANTQAKEDANAQAKEDAKEDANAQAKEDANAQAKEDANAQANEDANAQPKEDANAQAKEDANAQTKEDANAQAKEDTNAQPKEDANTQANEDANAQANEDANAQAKEDANAQTKEDANAQPKEDANAQPKEDTNTQANEDANAQANEDANAQAKEDANAQTKEDANAQANEDANAQAKEDTNTQANEDTNTQANEDANAQANEDANAQANEDANAQTKEDANA, from the coding sequence ATGCTAAGTAACCTTACTCTAAAGGTGCCCTTCTACATTTCTGATTCTTCAGCTTGCAAGATTCACAAAGCTAAAGCAAAGGCTAAAGCAAAGGCTAAGGCAAAATCTAAAGAAGATGCTAATGCACAGGCTAAAGAAGATGCTAAAGAAGATGCTAATGCACAGCCTAAAGAAGATGCTAATGCACAGGCTAAAGAAGATGCTAAAGAAGATGCTAATACACAGGCTAAAGAAGATGCTAATGCACAGGCTAAAGAAGATGCTAAAGAAGATGCTAATGCACAGGCTAAAGAAGATGCTAATGCACAGGCTAAAGAAGATGCTAATGCACAGGCTAATGAAGATGCTAATGCACAGCCTAAAGAAGATGCTAATGCACAGGCTAAAGAAGATGCTAATGCACAGACTAAAGAAGATGCTAATGCACAGGCTAAAGAAGATACTAATGCACAGCCTAAAGAAGATGCTAATACACAGGCTAATGAAGATGCTAATGCACAGGCTAATGAAGATGCTAATGCACAGGCTAAAGAAGATGCTAATGCACAGACTAAAGAAGATGCTAATGCACAGCCTAAAGAAGATGCTAATGCACAGCCTAAAGAAGATACTAATACACAGGCTAATGAAGATGCTAATGCACAGGCTAATGAAGATGCTAATGCACAGGCTAAAGAAGATGCTAATGCACAGACTAAAGAAGATGCTAATGCACAGGCTAATGAAGATGCTAATGCACAGGCTAAAGAAGATACTAATACACAGGCTAATGAAGATACTAATACACAGGCTAATGAAGATGCTAATGCACAGGCTAATGAAGATGCTAATGCACAGGCTAACGAAGATGCTAATGCACAGACTAAAGAAGATGCTAATGCATAG